Proteins encoded together in one Juglans regia cultivar Chandler chromosome 9, Walnut 2.0, whole genome shotgun sequence window:
- the LOC108999431 gene encoding V-type proton ATPase subunit E, with protein MNDADVSRQIQQMVRFILQEAEEKANEISVSAEEEFNIEKLQLVEAEKKKIRQEYERKEKQVEVRKKIEYSMQLNASRIKVLQAQDDVVNSMKEAASKELLNVSRDHHAYKRLLKDLIVQSLLRLKEPAVLLRCREDDLHLVQSVLDSAAHEYSEKANVHPPQIIVDNIVYLPPAPSHHNAHGPSCSGGVVLASRDGKIVCENTLDARLDVVFRKKLPEIRKRLSSLVPA; from the exons ATGAATGACGCCGATGTGTCTAGGCAGATCCAGCAGATGGTCAGGTTCATCCTCCAGGAAGCCGAGGAGAAGGCCAACGAGATCTCTGTTTCGGCCGAAGAA GAATTCAATATCGAGAAGTTGCAACTTGTTGAggcagagaagaagaagatcaggCAAGAGTATGAGCGGAAAGAGAAGCAGGTCGAAGTTCGAAAgaagat TGAGTACTCGATGCAGCTTAATGCTTCTCGGATAAAAGTTCTTCAGGCGCAAGATGATGTCGTTAATTCCATGAAAGAGGCGGCATCCAAGGAGCTTCTAAATGTGAGCCGTGATCACCATGCATATAAAAGGCTTCTGAAAGATCTGATTGTTCAG AGTTTGCTTAGGCTAAAAGAGCCTGCTGTTTTGCTGCGTTGCCGTGAAGATGATCTTCACTTGGTGCAGTCTGTGCTGGATTCAGCCGCACATGAATATTCTGAGAAAGCAAATGTTCATCCACCTCAGATCATAGTCGACAATATTGTCTATCTTCCACCTGCTCCTAGCCATCATAATGCCCATGGTCCTTCCTG CTCTGGAGGTGTAGTGTTGGCTTCTCGAGATGGGAAGATTGTCTGTGAAAACACCCTTGATGCACGGTTGGATGTTGTGTTCCGTAAAAAGCTTCCAGAG ATCCGCAAGCGGCTATCTAGTTTGGTTCCTGCATAA
- the LOC108997364 gene encoding translation initiation factor IF-2-like, protein MALRELTKRGVRTGLTRALTSVPPRPAGQSKISLGLDDAPTSLRCISEFPFSLVLWGLADHKMQAVLPLTRCFHATPELWVKRANELVHEKNSNTKASRKGKFVKRVRTEPPVEAPYVPPKLKRTNTDKTIDIFEGMTIIELAKRAGESIPVLQEILVNVGEKVESEFDPLSIDIAELVAMEVGINVRRLHSNEGAEILPRPAVVTVMGHVDHGKTSLLDALRQTSVAAKEAGGITQHLGAFIVGMPSGASITFLDTPGHAAFSAMRARGAAVTDIVVLVVAADDGVMPQTLEAVSHAKAAKVPIVVAVNKCDKPAADPERVKLQLASEGLLLEEMGGDVQVVQVSAVKKTGLDSLEEALLLQAEMMDLKARIDGPAQAYVVEARLDRGRGPLATAIVKAGTLVCGQHVVVGSEWGRIRAIRDMVGKLTERATPAMPIEIEGLKGLPMAGDDIIVVDSEERARMLSEGRKKKFEKNRLRKISEGATESLEPSDELSRRIEMPMIVKGDVQGTVQAVTDALKTLNSPQVFVNVVHVGVGPISQSDVELAKACGAYIIGFNVKSASSSISLAATQARVKIVLHRVIYHLLEEIGSLIVDKAPGTSETQVSGEAEVLNIFELKGRSKSKGDDVKIAGCRVIDGCVSKSSTLRLLRSGEVVFEGSCSSLKREKQDVETVRKGNECGLVIGDWADLRIGDIIQCLEQVVRKPKFISSESGAVRIEC, encoded by the exons ATGGCTTTGAGAGAGCTTACCAAAAGG GGTGTACGCACTGGTCTTACAAGAGCTTTGACTTCTGTACCACCAAGACCGGCAGGGCAGTCAAAAATTTCACTTGGACTGGATGATGCCCCCACTTCATTGAGATGCATATCAG AGTTCCCTTTCAGCTTAGTGTTATGGGGTTTGGCAGATCACAAGATGCAAGCAGTATTGCCCCTTACAAG GTGTTTTCATGCCACTCCAGAGCTGTGGGTGAAAAGGGCAAATGAGCTAGTTCATGAGAAGAATTCCAATACAAAAGCCTCAAGAAAAGGGAAGTTTGTGAAAAGAGTCAGGACTGAGCCACCTGTTGAAGCTCCTTATGTGCCTCCTAAACTGAAAAGAACCAACACAGATAAAACAATTGACATATTTGAAGGCATGACAATTATTGAGCTTGCCAAGCGTGCTGGTGAGTCAATACCCGTTCTGCAGGAGATTCTTGTAAATGTTGGGGAAAAGGTTGAATCTGAGTTTGACCCTCTCAGCATCGACATTGCAGAGCTGGTGGCAATG GAAGTTGGAATCAACGTTAGAAGGCTACACTCCAATGAGGGTGCAGAAATTTTACCCAGGCCTGCGGTTGTGACAGTTATGGGTCATGTCGATCATGGTAAAACTTCTCTTTTGGATGCTCTACGTCAAACATCAGTAGCAGCAAAGGAAGCTGGAGGCATAACACAGCATCTTGGAGCTTTTATTGTGGGTATGCCATCAGGAGCTTCAATCACATTTCTAGATACACCTGGTCATGCTGCATTCAGTGCAATGAGGGCAAGAGGTGCAGCAGTCACAGATATAGTGGTGCTAGTTGTAGCCGCTGATGATGGGGTGATGCCCCAAACTCTAGAAGCTGTGTCTCATGCTAAAGCAGCAAAGGTGCCAATTGTTGTTGCAGTTAATAAATGTGATAAACCAGCTGCTGACCCAGAAAGGGTAAAACTCCAGCTTGCTTCAGAGGGCTTGCTTCTGGAGGAGATGGGAGGCGATGTTCAGGTGGTTCAAGTTTCAGCAGTAAAGAAGACTGGATTGGATAGCTTGGAGGAGGCTTTGCTTCTCCAGGCTGAAATGATGGATCTGAAAGCACGAATTGATGGGCCTGCTCAAGCTTATGTGGTGGAGGCACGACTTGACAGGGGACGAGGTCCGTTGGCTACGGCAATAGTGAAGGCAGGGACTTTGGTTTGTGGGCAGCATGTGGTTGTTGGCTCAGAGTGGGGTAGAATAAGAGCTATAAGGGATATGGTGGGGAAGTTGACCGAGAGGGCAACACCTGCAATGCCCATTGAAATTGAAGGGCTGAAGGGGCTCCCAATGGCTGGtgatgatattattgttgtAGACTCTGAGGAGCGAGCTAGAATGCTTAGTGAggggaggaaaaagaaatttgagaaaaataggcTTAGAAAGATCAGCGAGGGGGCAACAGAGTCCTTAGAACCATCAGATGAGTTGTCTAGGAGGATTGAAATGCCAATGATAGTCAAAGGAGACGTTCAGGGCACTGTCCAAGCTGTCACAGATGCATTGAAGACTTTAAATAGTCCTCAG GTTTTTGTGAATGTTGTCCATGTTGGTGTTGGGCCTATTTCTCAATCTGACGTGGAACTTGCAAAAGCTTGTGGTGCATATATAATTGGGTTCAACGTAAAGAGTGCGTCCAGTTCTATCAGTCTGGCGGCCACTCAAGCCAGAGTAAAG ATAGTGCTGCACCGAGTGATCTACCACCTTTTGGAAGAAATTGGCAGTTTGATAGTTGACAAGGCCCCTGGAACTAGCGAGACCCAGGTTTCTGGGGAGGCTGAGGTGCTGAATATATTTGAGCTCAAAGGAAGGAGCAAGTCGAAGGGAGATGATGTGAAAATTGCTGGCTGCCGGGTTATCGATGGCTGTGTCTCAAAATCATCAACCTTGAGGCTTTTGAGGAGTGGGGAAGTTGTATTTGAAGGATCCTGCTCTTCTCTTAAGCGGGAGAAGCAGGATGTAGAGACAGTGAGAAAAGGAAACGAATGTGGACTTGTGATTGGTGATTGGGCTGATTTACGGATTGGAGACATCATCCAGTGCTTGGAGCAAGTTGTAAGGAAGCCAAAGTTCATTTCCTCAGAGAGTGGTGCCGTTCGAATTGAGTGCTGA
- the LOC108997435 gene encoding 6-phosphogluconate dehydrogenase, decarboxylating 3, chloroplastic, protein MDASSALSRIGLAGLAVMGQNLALNIADKGFPISVYNRTTSKVDETVDRAHNEGRLPLTGQYNPKEFVLSIRRPRSIIILVKAGNPVDQTIAALSSFMEPGDTIIDGGNEWYENTERRIHEVSEKGLLYLGMGVSGGEEGARNGPSLMPGGSYQAYTNIQEILEKVAAQVKDDGPCVTYIGEGGSGNFVKMVHNGIEYGDMQLISEAYDVLKNVGGLSNQELSEIFAEWNRGELESFLIEITADIFRVKDEYGDGDLVDKILDKTGMKGTGKWTVQQAAELSVAAPTIAASLDCRYLSGLKEERENAAEVLREAGLKEEKEVKPGGIDKKRLIDDVRQALYASKICSYAQGMNLLRAKSLEKGWSLNLGELARIWKGGCIIRAVFLDRIKKAYQRNPNLASLIVDPDFAREMVQRQAAWRRVVGLAISAGISTPGMCASLAYFDTYRRARLPANLVQAQRDLFGAHTYERIDRSGSFHTEWTKLARKSDAVVGALN, encoded by the coding sequence ATGGATGCTTCCTCGGCTCTGTCCCGTATAGGCCTAGCCGGCCTTGCCGTCATGGGCCAAAACCTGGCTTTAAACATCGCCGATAAGGGCTTCCCTATCTCCGTCTACAACCGCACCACCTCCAAGGTTGATGAAACCGTCGATCGAGCTCACAACGAGGGCCGCCTCCCCTTGACTGGCCAATACAACCCCAAAGAATTCGTCCTCTCCATCCGACGTCCAAGATCGATCATCATCCTCGTCAAAGCCGGCAATCCGGTTGACCAGACCATCGCCGCGCTCTCCTCCTTCATGGAACCTGGCGACACCATCATCGACGGCGGAAACGAGTGGTACGAGAACACCGAGCGCCGAATCCACGAGGTCTCGGAAAAGGGCCTCCTTTATCTTGGGATGGGCGTATCGGGGGGCGAAGAGGGTGCCCGTAACGGCCCTTCTCTCATGCCCGGGGGATCCTATCAGGCATACACTAATATCCAGGAAATACTCGAAAAAGTTGCCGCCCAGGTCAAAGACGATGGGCCGTGCGTCACCTATATCGGCGAGGGTGGCTCGGGGAACTTCGTGAAAATGGTTCACAACGGGATTGAGTATGGCGACATGCAGCTCATCTCAGAGGCCTACGACGTGTTGAAGAACGTGGGGGGGCTATCGAACCAGGAGCTTTCGGAGATCTTTGCGGAGTGGAATAGAGGGGAATTGGAGAGTTTCTTGATTGAGATTACCGCCGATATATTCAGGGTTAAGGATGAATATGGAGATGGGGATTTGGTGGATAAGATTTTGGATAAGACCGGAATGAAAGGAACCGGGAAATGGACGGTCCAGCAGGCGGCGGAGCTCTCAGTTGCAGCTCCGACGATTGCTGCGTCGTTGGATTGCCGGTACCTGAGTGGGCtgaaggaggagagagagaatgcgGCTGAGGTTCTGAGAGAGGCCGGGTTGAAGGAGGAGAAGGAGGTGAAGCCTGGCGGGATTGATAAGAAGAGGTTGATAGACGATGTGAGGCAGGCATTGTACGCGTCGAAGATCTGTAGCTACGCGCAGGGGATGAACCTGTTGAGGGCAAAGAGTTTGGAGAAAGGTTGGAGTTTAAATTTGGGAGAGTTGGCGAGGATTTGGAAAGGCGGGTGCATTATAAGGGCCGTGTTCTTGGATAGGATCAAGAAGGCCTATCAGAGGAACCCAAATTTGGCGAGTTTGATTGTGGACCCCGACTTTGCGAGGGAGATGGTGCAGAGGCAGGCGGCGTGGAGGAGGGTGGTGGGGCTGGCAATATCAGCCGGGATTAGTACGCCGGGGATGTGCGCTAGCCTTGCCTATTTCGACACGTATAGGAGGGCGAGACTACCTGCAAATCTCGTGCAGGCACAGAGGGACTTGTTCGGGGCGCATACGTACGAGCGAATCGATAGGTCAGGGTCGTTTCACACCGAGTGGACAAAACTTGCTCGGAAGAGTGATGCCGTTGTTGGTGCTCTCAATTGA